The Halogranum gelatinilyticum genome contains a region encoding:
- the dapF gene encoding diaminopimelate epimerase gives MSLQADPTVSFEKYHGTSNDFVIVDADEFVPNRYAFATTYCDREGGVGVDLDIGPDGHIGADGVLFLALEEKYSPPRVIMTLVQPDGSTAAMCGNGARCAAAWAAERTGASEVMVDTQAGTRHATVDGADITIEMGVPSFEPRDVPLARDEPLVDEDVEGLRVTAVNTGVPHAVAFVDDVDDVDLEAVAPPVRHADVFPEGANVNVASVGEDGIRQRTFERGVEGETQSCGTGAVAIVAAAKRLGLVDANEPVTVSPPGGDLEITVPDDAPATLRGPVAHEFAGELARDPSADQ, from the coding sequence ATGAGTTTACAAGCAGACCCCACTGTCTCTTTCGAGAAGTACCACGGAACGAGTAACGACTTCGTCATCGTCGACGCCGACGAGTTCGTCCCGAACCGCTACGCCTTCGCGACCACCTACTGCGACCGCGAGGGCGGCGTCGGCGTCGACCTCGACATCGGTCCCGACGGCCATATCGGCGCGGACGGCGTGCTCTTTCTCGCCTTAGAGGAGAAGTATTCGCCACCGCGCGTCATCATGACGCTCGTCCAGCCCGACGGCTCGACGGCCGCGATGTGCGGCAACGGCGCGCGCTGTGCCGCCGCGTGGGCCGCCGAACGGACCGGCGCGAGCGAGGTCATGGTCGACACGCAGGCGGGCACCCGCCACGCCACCGTCGACGGTGCGGACATCACTATCGAGATGGGCGTGCCGTCGTTCGAGCCGCGAGACGTGCCGCTGGCCCGCGACGAACCGCTCGTCGACGAGGACGTCGAAGGCCTGCGAGTGACGGCCGTCAACACGGGCGTCCCCCACGCCGTCGCGTTCGTCGACGACGTCGACGACGTCGACCTCGAAGCCGTCGCTCCCCCTGTCCGTCACGCGGACGTCTTCCCCGAGGGCGCGAACGTGAACGTCGCCTCGGTAGGCGAGGACGGCATCCGACAGCGGACCTTCGAGCGCGGCGTCGAGGGCGAGACCCAGTCCTGCGGTACCGGCGCGGTCGCCATCGTCGCCGCCGCGAAGCGGCTCGGACTCGTCGACGCGAACGAGCCGGTCACCGTCAGCCCGCCCGGCGGCGACCTCGAAATCACCGTCCCGGACGACGCGCCCGCGACGCTCCGTGGTCCCGTCGCCCACGAGTTCGCCGGCGAACTCGCCCGCGACCCGTCGGCCGACCAGTGA
- a CDS encoding M20 family metallopeptidase: MSATFDPVDFLVEAVPIDSTDEAVDEMREFLVETLAAHGVEATVDGAGNTVATKGSGDADAPHIVLNTHIDTVPPHVPLERDDAAGVIRGRGSCDAKGPLAALLSAFLATDPGDAGRLTLAITPDEEVLSTGAAALDLDGDMYIVGEPTGLDVCNAAKGRFQGTITLSGVAAHAAEPESGVNTIFAVEQVLSVLRAFDADREPHSSLGPATLTPTTIEGGSATNQIPADCRIVVDRRTIPPETAESFRDALATQLRAAVPDDVGVDFSLTDRPTPFLEAFATDADDPLVETLAAAAREASETTGRTGGTVRPFTAATEASYFAPAPTVVFGPGDLADDEGAVAHAEREYVKTEDVRAAAAAVESTLGDLF, from the coding sequence GTGAGCGCGACGTTCGACCCGGTCGACTTCCTCGTCGAGGCCGTCCCCATCGACTCGACCGACGAGGCGGTCGACGAGATGCGGGAGTTCCTCGTAGAGACGCTCGCGGCCCACGGCGTCGAGGCGACCGTCGACGGCGCGGGCAACACGGTTGCGACGAAAGGGTCGGGCGACGCGGACGCGCCACATATCGTCCTCAACACCCACATCGACACCGTCCCGCCGCACGTCCCCCTCGAACGCGACGACGCGGCGGGCGTGATTCGCGGCCGTGGCTCCTGTGACGCGAAGGGACCGCTCGCCGCACTGCTCTCGGCGTTCTTAGCCACGGACCCTGGCGACGCCGGACGGCTGACCCTCGCTATCACCCCCGACGAGGAGGTGCTGTCGACCGGCGCGGCCGCGCTCGACCTCGACGGCGATATGTACATCGTCGGCGAGCCGACCGGTCTCGACGTCTGCAACGCGGCGAAAGGGCGGTTCCAGGGAACCATCACGCTCTCGGGCGTCGCAGCCCACGCTGCCGAACCCGAATCTGGTGTCAACACAATCTTCGCCGTCGAGCAGGTGCTCTCGGTGCTCCGCGCGTTCGACGCCGACCGCGAGCCGCATTCGTCGCTCGGGCCAGCGACACTCACACCGACCACCATCGAGGGCGGCTCCGCGACGAACCAGATTCCCGCCGACTGTCGCATCGTCGTCGACCGCCGGACCATCCCGCCGGAGACGGCCGAGAGCTTCCGCGACGCGCTCGCGACCCAGTTGCGCGCGGCCGTCCCCGACGACGTCGGCGTCGACTTCTCACTCACCGACCGGCCGACGCCCTTCCTCGAAGCCTTCGCGACCGACGCCGACGACCCGCTCGTAGAGACGTTGGCCGCGGCGGCCCGAGAGGCGAGCGAGACGACCGGACGGACGGGTGGGACGGTTCGGCCGTTCACCGCCGCGACGGAGGCGTCGTACTTCGCGCCCGCCCCGACCGTCGTCTTCGGTCCCGGCGACCTCGCCGACGACGAGGGAGCCGTCGCTCACGCCGAGCGCGAGTACGTAAAAACCGAAGACGTGCGAGCCGCAGCGGCAGCCGTCGAGTCGACGCTGGGCGATCTGTTCTGA